The sequence below is a genomic window from Candidatus Neomarinimicrobiota bacterium.
AATGGGGATAGCGGATTTCTGTCTGATGTCTGTGCTAATGTAACGGTTGAGAATGTGAAGGTTACCGGTCGCAAATATCACTATGCAGTTCATTTTGGTGATGTCTACGATATGCTGGGAAAAAATATTCACGTAAACTGCGATGTTTATCATTCATTAAGTTTTAATACCGGTGCTAGAAATTGTGTCTTTACCCATTCAGTGGTAACTGAAGTGCCCTCTCTTGATCAACATAGTGGTGCGAATCATCAGAATCTGTTTGATGATATTAAACTTATCGAAGCTGATCCCAACAGGACCTTTTTCTATATGGGAGGCGATGGATATTGGTCGCCCACTCATGGCGCCTTTTCCACATTCTGGAATATCCAGGTTGACTTCACCTATGATGAACCCAAGGAATTACCCTTGCAGATTAAGGGTGTCACCAATGGACCCTCAGCCCGCCTGATTGGAGTGACAGGCAACTATCCCATGGAGATCAATTATGGACCAGGAGCCTATATGGAAGGGATCAATGCCAAGAATATTGCCGTTCCCTCACTCTATGAATACCAGTTCGAACAAAGATTAAATCGGATGAACAAGTAGTTTCCTGATGCGCCGTATTTTAGTTCTCATACTCGGTTTATTGATCTGGCTTTCCCCAGGTATTGGTGATTCAGGATCGACCCTGTTGACCAGTGTCCAGGTCAAAAAGCAGATGAAGGCAGTCGCCAAATATCAGATTAAGAATCCCAGTCGGCACAGAAGCAAGAACCGTGATTTCCCCAATGGCTGGGTGCCTGCTTCATTCTATATCGGCGTGATGGCTGCGCATGAGGCTACGGGTGATAAGTATTACTTAAAACAGGCTCGAAAATGGGCTGAGGCAAATAATTATGCAATGGGACCTCGATTGCGTCATGCGGACGACCATGCCTGTGGATCTGTTTACTTGAGTCTTCATGCTGATTCCCCAAAAAAACACCGTATTGAGGCTGTCAGGGCTGTTTATGACACACTGATGAGTCACCCAAAGCTTGGTAGAAAGGATTGGTCCTGGTGTGATGCTCTCTTTATGTCGCCGCCCACCCTGGCTCAACTCGGGCAAGTGACTGGTCAGAAGAAATATCATAAATTTTTGCACCAGCTATACTGGGACACAGCTGAGCATCTGTTTGATAAAAACGAAGCTTTATTTTACAGGGATCAACGTTACTTCTATCGTAGGTCCGCCAATGGATATAAAGTTTTCTGGTCCAGAGGCAATGGGTGGGTGATTGCTGGCTTACCTCGCATCATTGTGAATCTTCCTGAAAAGGATAAACAGCGCCAGTCCTATATTGAACTTTTCAAGACTTTGGCAGCATCACTGGTTGTTCTCCAGGGAGAGGATGGTCTTTGGCGCTCCAGTCTACTGGATGCTGCAGAATATCCTAATCCAGAGAGCAGTGGCAGTGGTTTCATTACCTATGCTTTAGCCTGGGGTGTTAATCAGGGTCACCTTGATCCGGCGAAATATGAATCAGCCGTAATTCTGGGGTGGTCCGGGTTGGTTCAGGCTGTTCATGAAGATGGTAAGATCGGTTGGGTCCAAGATATTGGCATGGATCCCAGAGATGTCTCCTATGATGATACCCATGCGTATGGGGCTGGAGCCTTTCTTCTGGCCGGTTCAGAAATGATTAAACTTTTGGAAAACAGGGAGTAAATAATGGGGAAGACCATCCTTACACCACTACTATTAATGGTATTGTTGAGTAGTTGCATACCACCAGATGGAAATACCAGTCACTCCTCTCAGATTGTCCCCCTTAGCATTGTACTGGATCCTGAGTTAGCTCGCCAGACTATCAATCTGAATGAGGGCTGGAGATATCTTGAACAATCCCTTGAAATTTCACAAGTAGGAGAGGTATCTCAGTCAGAATGGGTAGACATCAATTTACCTCATACCTGGAATGCTCTGGATGCCACTGATAACAATCCCGGTTACCGTCGCTCTGCAAGTTGGTATCGGAAGTTGATTCAATTTCCTGGTGCTGATAAAAAGTGGATCCTGCATTTTGAGGGTGTCAACATCTCATCAAAAGTCTATCTGAATGGCCAGGAAGTAGGGGGACATGTAGGTGGTTATGTGGGGTTTGATGTGGACATTTCGACTTCCCTGAAACCTGGCAAGATCAATGAACTGCTGGTTTGGGTGGATAACTCAGTGAACCCAAATATCATCCCATCCCAAAAATCTGATTTTTTCATTTATGGTGGCATAACCCGGGATGTGTGGCTCAAGGTTCTTCCTAAAGTACATCTGAATCAGCTTCATATTTCAACCCCGCAGGTAAGCGTTGCTTCTGCCAATACCAGTATTGCTATGGAAGTCATCAACGATCTGAACCATTCTGATGAGATTGCGATATCGATACAACTTATAGATCCACAGGGAGATATAGCACTCAGTTCAAGGTATTCAGAAAGGCTAGAAGCTGGTTTGAATACCTATACATTTGTTCTTCCAAATCTAACTGGCCCAAACCTTTGGTCCCCGGATAATCCTGATCTATATACTGTAGTTATTCAGTCCAGTGTTGCTGGATATAAAGATATTGTGAAAGAAAAGATTGGTTACCGATGGTTTGAATTCCAGGAACATGGTCCCTTTTTTCTCAATGGAGAACGCCTCCTTTTGCGGGGTACCCACCGCCATGAAGAGTGGGCTGGCTATGGTAACGCCATGCCGAATGCTTTGCACCGTAGAGATATGGAAATGATCAAAGAGATTGGGGCAAACTTTGTCCGCCTGGCTCACTATCCCCAGGACCCAGAAATTTACAAAGCTTGTGACGAACTTGGCTTACTGGTCTGGGATGAATTGCCCTGGTGTCGTGGCGGTATGGGGGGCACAGTATGGAAATCCAACACTGAACGGCTCTGGAGGGAGCAGATCAATCAAAATTTTAATCATCCCAGCATCATCCTATGGTCTGTGGGCAATGAACTTTACTGGCAGCCTGATTTTGAAGGAGGCGGCAATATTGACTCTCTAGTGACCTATGTTCATCATTTGAATGATCTCACACATGCATTGGATCCGTACCGTTTAACCACGATGCGCAAATTCTATGATGGTGCTGATGTCACAGATGTGTTTTCACCTTCGATCTGGGCCGGTTGGTATTCGGGGATGTATAAGACCTTTGAAACCGCCATCACAAAAGCCAATAAAAAGTACAAACATTTTTTCCACATGGAGTACGGCGGGGCCAGTCATCTGGGTCGGCATACTGAATATCCCATTACTGGCGAGGGTTTTGTCAAAGCGGATGAGTGGGATGAAAAATCCAATATGATCAACGTAAAAAGAGTCTCAGCTTCAGGTGATTGGAGTGAGAATTACATCGTGGATCTATTCGATTGGCACCTCATGATCAGCGAGACCAGTCCATGGCTTACTGGGAATGCCCAGTGGGCGTTTAAAGACTTTGGGACCCCGCTGAGACCGGAAAATGCTATTCCTTACATTAATCAAAAAGGCCTGGTGGATCGGGAGGGTAATCCCAAGGATGCCTATTATGTGTTTAAGAGCTACTGGACCACCGATCCAAAGTTCTGTTATATCGAATCGCATACCTGGACCGAGAGATTCGGCAAAAAGAACGAAACCAGAGAGATCTCCGTTTTCAGTAACTGTGAAACAGTGGAATTTTATCACAACGATGTATCCATGGGTAGGCATGAAAAGGAACTCAGAGCCTTTCCCGCCAGTGGATTTCACTGGGATGTTAATTTTGAAGCAGGTCCAAACACACTGATCGCTGTTGGATATACAGGAACAGAGGAAGTTTCCCGGGATTCGCTCATTGTGAATTTCACCGTGGGGAAGCCGAGTAAACCTGAAACCGTAGCGCTGAGCCAGACCGTATTGGACAATGGCACTATTTTGATCGAAGCTAGAGTCGTTGACAAAAAGGGTGGCTTATGTCCCCAATACAATAAAAGAGTCTATTTCGATATCGATGGTCCAGGAGATTTGTTGCGTTACCAGGGCACCCCAACTGGCAGCGATGTGATCGAGTTTGCAAGTGGTAAAGCATCAATCGAATTCTTGCCAGGTGCTTCAGGAATTTCAACCATCGAAGCCAGAACTCAAGATTTTAAGGGAAGTTATTTAAGGATTACAACACCATGAAAAATCACATCAGACCTCTGCTATTGATAATAGCTATCCTCCTTGCAGGATGTGTGAATCAAACTCACATAATTCATCCAAAGCAAATAACTCTGGACAAAATAAAAGCCGTAGACGGTGCTTGGATCATCCAGTCGGCTGAAAAATATCTTAATATTGCTCCAGTCACAGTCACCGCAGCGCAATGTGATCGCAGCCAGGGTGGCTTGCATGACTTTTATTCTGAAGGTGATTACTGGTGGCCGAATCCTGATGATCCAGAGGGTCCCTACATACGGAAAGATGGGCAGAGTAATCCTGACAATTTCTTAGATCATCGCTTGGCAATGCGGAAAATGAGTATTGCTGTGGCCTCTTTGACGGCCGCTTTCAAGCTTACTGGTGACGCAAAATATGCTACACCTGCTGTCCGGAATCTGAAGGCCTGGTTTATTGATCCTGCCACTAAGATGACTGCAAATATGAATTATGCTCAGGCGATCAAAGGCCGTGTACCGGGTAGGGGAGTTGGTCTGATTGATGGAATTCATTTTGTTGAGCCAGTTCAGGCAATCATGATTTTGCATCACTCAGGGCAAATTACGGATGATGATTACCTGCTTTTCCAGGCTTGGTTCAGTGAGTTTTTAGCGTGGATGATGACCCACGAGTATGGAATCGATGAGCGGGATCGCACCAATAACCATGGGACATGCTGGGTCATGCAGGCTTCCATTTATGCGAAGCTAACTGAGAATCAGGAAATGTTAGACTACTGTAGCTATCGTTTTAAGACGGTCATCCTACCGAATCAGATGTCTGAAGACGGGAGCTTTCACCTGGAGCTGAACCGGACCAAGCCTTATGGCTATTCATTATTCAATATGGATATCATGGCAACAGTCTGTCATATACTCTCCACGCCAGAGAATAATCTTTGGACCTATCAGCTGGAAAATGGCAGTGGTCCTGCAAAAGCGATGGAATTTATTGTCCCATTTATTGATGACAAATCAGCCTGGACTTATACCC
It includes:
- a CDS encoding glycoside hydrolase family 2 TIM barrel-domain containing protein, producing the protein MGKTILTPLLLMVLLSSCIPPDGNTSHSSQIVPLSIVLDPELARQTINLNEGWRYLEQSLEISQVGEVSQSEWVDINLPHTWNALDATDNNPGYRRSASWYRKLIQFPGADKKWILHFEGVNISSKVYLNGQEVGGHVGGYVGFDVDISTSLKPGKINELLVWVDNSVNPNIIPSQKSDFFIYGGITRDVWLKVLPKVHLNQLHISTPQVSVASANTSIAMEVINDLNHSDEIAISIQLIDPQGDIALSSRYSERLEAGLNTYTFVLPNLTGPNLWSPDNPDLYTVVIQSSVAGYKDIVKEKIGYRWFEFQEHGPFFLNGERLLLRGTHRHEEWAGYGNAMPNALHRRDMEMIKEIGANFVRLAHYPQDPEIYKACDELGLLVWDELPWCRGGMGGTVWKSNTERLWREQINQNFNHPSIILWSVGNELYWQPDFEGGGNIDSLVTYVHHLNDLTHALDPYRLTTMRKFYDGADVTDVFSPSIWAGWYSGMYKTFETAITKANKKYKHFFHMEYGGASHLGRHTEYPITGEGFVKADEWDEKSNMINVKRVSASGDWSENYIVDLFDWHLMISETSPWLTGNAQWAFKDFGTPLRPENAIPYINQKGLVDREGNPKDAYYVFKSYWTTDPKFCYIESHTWTERFGKKNETREISVFSNCETVEFYHNDVSMGRHEKELRAFPASGFHWDVNFEAGPNTLIAVGYTGTEEVSRDSLIVNFTVGKPSKPETVALSQTVLDNGTILIEARVVDKKGGLCPQYNKRVYFDIDGPGDLLRYQGTPTGSDVIEFASGKASIEFLPGASGISTIEARTQDFKGSYLRITTP
- a CDS encoding alginate lyase family protein, with protein sequence MKNHIRPLLLIIAILLAGCVNQTHIIHPKQITLDKIKAVDGAWIIQSAEKYLNIAPVTVTAAQCDRSQGGLHDFYSEGDYWWPNPDDPEGPYIRKDGQSNPDNFLDHRLAMRKMSIAVASLTAAFKLTGDAKYATPAVRNLKAWFIDPATKMTANMNYAQAIKGRVPGRGVGLIDGIHFVEPVQAIMILHHSGQITDDDYLLFQAWFSEFLAWMMTHEYGIDERDRTNNHGTCWVMQASIYAKLTENQEMLDYCSYRFKTVILPNQMSEDGSFHLELNRTKPYGYSLFNMDIMATVCHILSTPENNLWTYQLENGSGPAKAMEFIVPFIDDKSAWTYTPDVMYWDQWPARHPALLFAGTALNRSDYIHLWEQFPPLPKTQEGLRNFPIRQPILWYD
- a CDS encoding glycoside hydrolase family 88 protein, whose amino-acid sequence is MRRILVLILGLLIWLSPGIGDSGSTLLTSVQVKKQMKAVAKYQIKNPSRHRSKNRDFPNGWVPASFYIGVMAAHEATGDKYYLKQARKWAEANNYAMGPRLRHADDHACGSVYLSLHADSPKKHRIEAVRAVYDTLMSHPKLGRKDWSWCDALFMSPPTLAQLGQVTGQKKYHKFLHQLYWDTAEHLFDKNEALFYRDQRYFYRRSANGYKVFWSRGNGWVIAGLPRIIVNLPEKDKQRQSYIELFKTLAASLVVLQGEDGLWRSSLLDAAEYPNPESSGSGFITYALAWGVNQGHLDPAKYESAVILGWSGLVQAVHEDGKIGWVQDIGMDPRDVSYDDTHAYGAGAFLLAGSEMIKLLENRE